In a single window of the Papaver somniferum cultivar HN1 chromosome 8, ASM357369v1, whole genome shotgun sequence genome:
- the LOC113306544 gene encoding myb-related protein 315-like — MGRQPCCEKVGLKRGPWTIEEDHKLMHFILNNGIHCWRTVPKLAGLMRCGKSCRLRWINYLRPDLKRGAFTDMEENQIIQLHSRLGNRWSKIAGHFPGRTDNEIKNHWNTRVKKKLKQLGLDPVTHKPINNELSREKCEEVDGEYNSQSNDNTEVDDQEQSFELKPQSTSNPVPKKIQVMTTQNINEDMPELDNGRNTTNNIFPSQEMWWNINYDGFDQNNNMGSSSVDSSVLNPSFSLEDSSLNTNNNNYNPNSVGECSSHMQQQQLHQQNQQQQLEYMYSQTWIGSNVDAFLSWDGFHHFEEVMFPPFQKSPTIN; from the exons ATGGGAAGGCAACCTTGTTGTGAGAAGGTTGGATTAAAGAGAGGTCCATGGACTATTGAAGAAGATCATAAGCTCATGCATTTCATTCTTAACAACGGCATTCATTGTTGGAGAACTGTTCCTAAACTTGCCG GTCTTATGAGGTGTGGAAAGAGCTGCAGATTAAGATGGATTAATTATCTTCGACCTGATCTTAAACGAGGAGCATTTACTGATATGGAAGAAAATCAAATAATTCAACTTCATTCGCGTCTTGGTAACAG ATGGTCGAAGATTGCTGGACATTTTCCCGGTCGAACAGACAATGAAATCAAGAACCATTGGAATACAAGAGTCAAGAAGAAGTTGAAACAACTAGGGTTAGACCCGGTTACTCATAAGCCCATTAATAATGAACTTAGTCGTGAAAAATGTGAAGAAGTTGATGGAGAATATAACTCACAATCTAATGATAACACTGAAGTGGATGATCAAGAGCAAAGTTTTGAACTCAAACCACAAAGTACTAGTAATCCGGTaccaaagaaaattcaagtgatgACAACACAGAACATTAACGAAGACATGCCGGAATTAGATAATGGTCGTAACACAACAAACAATATTTTTCCAAGCCAGGAAATGTGGTGGAATATTAATTACGACGGGTTTGATCAAAATAACAATATGGGATCATCATCGGTAGACTCATCGGTGTTAAATCCTTCGTTTTCTTTGGAAGATTCTTCTCTGAATactaataacaacaattataacccTAATTCAGTAGGGGAGTGTTCATCTCAtatgcaacaacaacaactgcaCCAGcaaaaccaacaacaacaactagaGTATATGTACTCCCAAACATGGATTGGCAGTAATGTAGATGCATTCCTTTCATGGGATGGTTTTCATCATTTTGAAGAAGTAATGTTTCCTCCTTTCCAAAAATCGCCCACAATAAATTAA